The following proteins are co-located in the Candidatus Nitrotoga sp. AM1P genome:
- a CDS encoding RHS repeat-associated core domain-containing protein encodes MNYVYDTAGRPINTTAAGRALTTQYDPAGNRTRLTWPDGYTINTDYDALNRPLSYKESGTVPVTTLATTTWDDLSRRATLTLGNGTTNTTTYNTQGTLATLTHNLTGTNNDLGFNYARNQIGDITVTTPLNPQSNWTLANPPETRTANGLNQYTTRNTTPITHDPNGNLQSDGIWTYVHDLDNRLTTAVRNNPAGNASLGYDPVGRLNRTDINGTVTDLLYDGTDLIAEYDGTGTLTTRHIHGPGMDEPLVSITGTSKTWRYADHLGSIIAEADATGNATAIRGYGPFGENGTTPPNRFGYTGQQYIAGLGLYYYKARWYSPTLGRDPIGYADGVNWYSYVNNNPINTNDPSGLCPICLAVLVETAPEWGAALLATGRTMWAAATTFARTNPGLVAGTVGGGSGAAGYYSTTPNPNIRDAGIATGIGAIQGLAAVYAPDAGTFAQGAAIGGAGNLVSQGIAFTSDNTKSFNPWEVGTATFGGGFATKLTGMFGPTWSQQVSAATIAFPVTTAATAVGQQFGIPKK; translated from the coding sequence GTGAACTACGTCTACGACACCGCAGGACGCCCAATCAACACCACCGCAGCGGGCAGGGCGCTCACCACCCAATACGACCCCGCCGGCAACCGTACCCGCTTAACCTGGCCCGACGGCTACACCATCAACACCGACTACGACGCCCTCAACCGCCCGCTCAGCTACAAGGAAAGCGGCACCGTCCCCGTAACCACCCTAGCCACCACCACCTGGGACGACCTCTCCCGGCGCGCCACCCTCACCCTGGGCAACGGCACAACCAACACAACCACCTACAACACACAAGGCACCCTTGCCACCCTCACGCACAACCTCACCGGCACCAACAACGACCTGGGCTTCAACTATGCCCGCAACCAGATTGGCGACATCACCGTCACCACCCCGCTCAATCCGCAAAGCAACTGGACACTGGCCAATCCCCCCGAAACCCGCACCGCTAACGGCCTCAACCAATACACCACCCGCAACACCACCCCCATCACCCACGACCCCAACGGCAACCTGCAAAGCGACGGGATATGGACCTACGTCCATGACCTGGATAACCGGCTAACCACTGCGGTACGCAATAACCCGGCGGGCAACGCCAGTCTGGGCTACGATCCGGTAGGGCGGCTGAACCGCACCGACATCAACGGCACGGTAACGGATTTACTCTATGACGGCACCGACCTGATCGCCGAATACGACGGAACGGGCACCCTCACCACCCGCCACATCCACGGCCCCGGCATGGACGAACCGCTGGTCAGCATCACGGGAACAAGCAAAACCTGGCGCTATGCCGACCACCTGGGCAGCATCATCGCCGAAGCGGACGCAACAGGGAACGCCACCGCAATACGCGGGTATGGCCCATTTGGCGAGAATGGAACCACGCCACCCAACCGCTTTGGTTATACGGGACAGCAATATATTGCCGGGCTGGGGTTGTACTACTACAAAGCCAGATGGTATTCCCCCACCCTGGGGCGGGACCCAATCGGCTATGCGGATGGGGTGAATTGGTACAGCTATGTGAATAACAACCCTATCAATACGAATGATCCGAGTGGATTGTGTCCAATTTGTCTTGCAGTATTGGTGGAAACCGCACCAGAGTGGGGGGCTGCATTGTTGGCAACTGGAAGAACGATGTGGGCTGCAGCGACAACTTTTGCGCGCACCAATCCTGGGTTGGTGGCGGGCACGGTCGGCGGCGGTAGTGGCGCGGCGGGGTATTATTCCACCACGCCTAATCCAAATATCAGGGATGCGGGGATTGCAACGGGGATAGGGGCAATACAGGGTCTTGCTGCGGTTTATGCGCCGGATGCTGGGACATTTGCACAGGGAGCGGCGATTGGCGGTGCAGGCAATTTAGTTTCTCAGGGAATAGCATTCACGTCAGATAATACCAAGTCATTCAATCCTTGGGAGGTTGGCACCGCTACGTTCGGAGGTGGTTTTGCCACAAAGCTGACTGGAATGTTTGGTCCCACCTGGTCACAACAAGTTTCGGCAGCTACTATTGCTTTTCCGGTAACGACTGCAGCAACGGCTGTTGGGCAACAGTTTGGCATACCAAAAAAATAA
- a CDS encoding RHS repeat-associated core domain-containing protein, with the protein MTHAITAIKKLLTQHKPIGYRKGRGWQRGHHAVAMLVMMLGLSGVGVGVGVSTAHAQVPGWQRIQLSPVTPAESEARIAARWLPANLNQTQSGSPLGTSIQDARLAKTESASLVGSANALGAPSVAELARALRNDPDLIYDYVRNTIAYYPVWGMQKGAFGAMLDNSGTAFDQADLLVALLRQAGYTASFVKGQITLSATQVHDWLGVNTSNICAVFSLLSNGGIPYDPAKAIPTGSYNCTPTNLLIAGLVTIKFDHVWVKATINGTSYYFDPSFKPHSFKTGIDLTVASGYNATNFLTNAKQGATQTADYIQNLNRTAIRNNLTTYAGNLATYLRSQNPTAALDDVIGGQTIIPYTGADLRQTALPYRDTSVAMTEWTDLPANYKSALRVQFAGIDQTLTSDAIYGKRLSLLFNTSLQPQLILDGQLLATGTAQTAGATGSVTFTVTHAVSSANQQVTQQVKAGTANIYSISNGWGASGRGLIEQHRKKVVDSRVIGSTDTSESVLGGTLAILAATWITETDRAAAMTDRLAKTNTLVFHRFGLAGYQDNTAYVDLPGNIVSVISDTKDSAAESAVFYSSAMHGSILESVAVQQVIGTSAVSTVKLVDMAIGNGYRIYDAKAANYAAIATTLVSCSNWTGRFQSAVSAGARLILPSQCNIAEANWSGVGYFDLRSNSIGAIIGSGSGSLLGGAGTSSTTPANAANFGLNTSINTLTNTGIGGYTLGDPIDLVRGNYLYAHEDINVGVGEFPQALNLRRQYNSAMRGDDGSLGRGWTHNLASRATVSSDGFQAMGEDSALDAVGTLIEQWIALDLLKDPAKPLDKILAATVGMRWFGDQLLDNTVIVRQGLNAEAFVKLPDGSYNPPPGNATRLTKNPTPATGYTYETLHKSQLNFATTGTATGNFLLTTYTQPDGIQAKFTYSGNNLTSVQNSLGRTLTFTYTGSNPMRISKVRDGIRTAGPNYTYDTNGNLITYTDSLTKATTFQYDLPGRMTKLFYPNNPANPFATNVYDTLSRVQTQTNANNKLWQYYFAGFRSEEVAPDGSSNVSWIDANGKITDAIDPLGRLTLTTYDGQSRPIRIELPDGNAVETDYDDAPCATQNRCTHNPKTIRQLPKPGSSEPILTRTFSYEPAFNRIATATDARGQTTNFTYTPQGLPATLTAPADPNGLRPSATTSYTAYPSTLFGYPQFYLPTSVTQTVSATENLTSTTTYLSTRNYVPQTFIRDAGASRLNLQTTYTYDTIGNLTYIDGPRTDVADTQALAYDTERRPISSTNALNKTTYRYYDADGQLIRTASPIGVKWLVSCHSYSFSGKLLKTWGPAETTANTTCPAAVAPTSVTDFAYDDLDRPIRTTQNLPTSEGGNRISETVYFPDGKPQKILRGVGTLLEQTAATYSYTPNGQLATLTDAKNNLTRYIYNGHDRLTATQYPNPTNPGSANPADQEQQSYDANGNVINLIKRNGQSLTFAYDNLNRLISRNYPNPALNTSYTYDLLSHRTAARYTNGGHDINTTYDTAGRPINTTAAGRALTTQYDPAGNRTRLTWPDGYSINTNYDALNRPLSYKEGGTVPVTTLATTTWDDLSRRATLTLGNGTTSTATYNTQGNLATLTHNLTGTNNDLGFSYARNQIGDITVTTPLNPQSNWTLANPPETRTANGLNQYTTRNTTPITHDPNGNLQSDGIWTYGHDLDNRLTTAVRNNPAGNASLGYDPVGRLNRTDINGTVTDLLYDGTDLIAEYDGTGTLTTRHIHGPGMDEPLVSITGTSKTWRYADHLGSIIAEADATGNATAIRGYGPFGENGTTPPNRFGYTGQQYIAGLGLYYYKARWYSPTLGRFLETDPIGYADGVNWYAYVGNSPVNRRDPTGLYWFQQNWQAVDPIVGRSDTFVWPGGPISTFIEQYVPAGRTLAELHDPLVGALRSAGVPDWLANIPTMLPTYVAAVGTEMLRTLGIVGQPTPLPAQPTPSK; encoded by the coding sequence ATGACGCACGCAATAACCGCCATCAAGAAACTGCTTACGCAGCATAAACCGATCGGGTACCGCAAGGGGCGTGGATGGCAACGTGGACATCATGCCGTGGCGATGTTGGTAATGATGCTCGGACTGAGTGGTGTTGGCGTCGGCGTTGGTGTATCAACGGCTCACGCCCAAGTGCCTGGTTGGCAGCGAATTCAGCTTTCCCCGGTGACACCGGCGGAATCAGAAGCGAGGATCGCCGCACGGTGGTTGCCGGCCAATCTGAATCAAACCCAATCAGGTAGTCCGCTAGGCACCAGCATCCAGGATGCCCGGCTAGCAAAAACAGAAAGCGCCAGCCTGGTGGGCAGCGCCAATGCATTGGGCGCCCCGTCGGTTGCCGAACTGGCGCGCGCCTTGCGCAATGATCCGGATCTCATCTATGACTACGTACGCAACACCATTGCATACTACCCCGTATGGGGCATGCAAAAGGGTGCATTCGGCGCTATGTTGGACAACTCAGGTACGGCCTTCGATCAGGCGGACTTGCTGGTCGCCCTGTTGAGGCAAGCCGGTTATACGGCAAGTTTCGTCAAAGGGCAGATCACGTTGAGTGCCACGCAAGTGCATGATTGGCTAGGTGTCAATACCAGCAATATCTGTGCAGTATTTTCCCTGTTGAGCAATGGCGGTATCCCATACGACCCTGCCAAAGCGATCCCGACCGGAAGTTACAATTGTACCCCGACGAATTTGCTGATAGCCGGCCTGGTAACAATCAAATTCGATCATGTCTGGGTCAAAGCCACAATCAATGGAACATCGTATTATTTTGATCCCTCATTCAAACCGCATAGCTTCAAAACCGGTATCGATTTGACGGTCGCGAGCGGTTACAACGCGACAAATTTCCTGACGAATGCCAAACAAGGCGCTACACAGACAGCGGATTACATTCAGAACCTCAATCGCACGGCGATACGCAATAATCTGACGACTTACGCCGGCAATCTGGCCACATATTTGCGCAGTCAAAACCCGACGGCTGCGCTTGATGATGTCATCGGCGGGCAAACCATCATTCCCTATACGGGCGCCGACCTGCGCCAGACGGCTTTGCCCTATCGCGACACCAGCGTCGCCATGACGGAGTGGACAGACCTTCCCGCTAACTACAAATCCGCCTTACGCGTCCAGTTTGCCGGTATAGATCAAACTCTGACCTCGGACGCAATTTACGGCAAGCGCTTGAGCTTGCTCTTCAATACTTCCTTGCAACCGCAACTGATACTTGATGGTCAATTACTTGCGACAGGAACCGCGCAAACCGCTGGGGCGACAGGGTCTGTCACATTCACGGTGACCCACGCGGTCTCAAGTGCGAATCAGCAAGTCACCCAGCAAGTCAAAGCAGGAACAGCCAACATCTATTCCATCAGCAATGGTTGGGGCGCATCCGGACGGGGATTGATAGAACAGCATCGCAAAAAGGTCGTTGACTCGCGCGTCATCGGTAGCACCGATACCTCCGAGTCCGTATTGGGCGGAACGCTTGCCATTCTGGCAGCAACATGGATCACTGAAACGGATCGTGCAGCGGCCATGACGGATCGATTGGCCAAGACCAACACCCTGGTCTTTCATCGATTCGGTCTGGCGGGTTATCAAGACAACACAGCCTACGTCGACTTGCCGGGAAATATTGTCAGCGTCATCAGCGATACAAAAGATAGCGCAGCAGAATCGGCTGTCTTTTACAGTAGCGCCATGCACGGCAGCATTCTTGAATCCGTCGCCGTGCAGCAAGTGATCGGCACCAGTGCCGTTTCCACGGTCAAGCTGGTGGATATGGCAATTGGTAACGGCTATCGCATCTACGATGCCAAGGCAGCGAATTACGCCGCGATAGCGACCACCCTGGTGTCCTGCAGCAACTGGACAGGCCGCTTTCAGAGTGCAGTGAGCGCAGGTGCGCGACTGATTTTACCGTCCCAATGCAACATTGCAGAAGCGAACTGGTCGGGCGTCGGTTATTTCGATCTGCGCAGCAATTCGATCGGCGCCATTATCGGCAGCGGCAGCGGCTCGCTTCTGGGTGGCGCGGGCACCAGCAGCACAACTCCGGCCAATGCAGCCAACTTCGGCCTCAATACGTCGATCAACACGCTGACCAATACCGGCATCGGCGGCTACACGCTGGGTGACCCCATCGACCTCGTTCGCGGCAACTATCTTTACGCCCACGAAGACATCAACGTCGGTGTCGGCGAATTTCCACAGGCACTGAATCTACGGCGGCAATACAACTCCGCCATGCGTGGCGATGATGGTTCCTTAGGTCGAGGCTGGACGCATAACCTAGCCAGCCGCGCTACGGTGAGTTCCGATGGCTTTCAGGCGATGGGCGAAGATTCCGCTCTTGACGCCGTCGGCACACTGATTGAACAATGGATCGCACTCGACCTGCTCAAGGACCCCGCCAAACCGCTCGACAAAATACTGGCCGCCACCGTCGGCATGCGCTGGTTTGGCGATCAATTGCTAGACAACACCGTCATCGTTCGCCAAGGCCTCAACGCCGAAGCCTTTGTTAAACTACCCGATGGCAGTTACAACCCACCGCCCGGCAACGCCACCCGCCTGACCAAAAACCCCACCCCCGCTACCGGCTACACCTACGAAACCCTGCACAAATCACAGCTCAATTTCGCCACCACCGGCACGGCCACCGGAAATTTTCTGCTTACCACCTATACCCAGCCGGACGGCATCCAGGCCAAATTCACCTATAGCGGCAACAACCTCACCAGCGTCCAGAACAGCCTCGGCCGCACACTTACCTTCACCTATACCGGCAGCAACCCGATGCGAATATCCAAGGTGCGCGACGGCATCCGTACCGCCGGCCCAAACTACACCTACGACACCAACGGCAACCTCATTACCTATACCGACTCGCTGACAAAAGCCACCACCTTCCAATACGATCTCCCCGGTCGTATGACGAAACTGTTCTACCCCAACAATCCTGCCAACCCCTTCGCCACCAACGTCTACGACACACTTAGCCGCGTACAGACCCAGACCAATGCCAATAACAAGCTCTGGCAATACTACTTCGCCGGATTCCGCAGCGAAGAAGTCGCCCCCGACGGTAGCAGTAACGTCTCCTGGATCGACGCTAACGGCAAAATCACAGATGCCATCGATCCTCTAGGCCGCCTCACTCTCACCACCTACGATGGCCAGAGCCGGCCCATCCGCATCGAACTGCCCGACGGCAACGCCGTCGAAACCGACTACGACGACGCCCCCTGCGCCACACAAAACCGCTGCACCCACAACCCGAAGACCATACGCCAGCTACCGAAGCCCGGCAGTAGCGAGCCGATCCTGACTCGCACGTTCAGCTACGAACCCGCCTTCAACCGCATCGCCACCGCCACCGACGCGCGCGGCCAGACCACCAACTTTACCTACACCCCCCAAGGACTGCCCGCCACCCTTACCGCCCCCGCCGACCCCAACGGCCTGCGCCCCAGTGCCACCACCAGCTATACCGCCTACCCCTCCACACTTTTCGGCTACCCGCAGTTTTACCTGCCCACCAGCGTCACCCAAACGGTCTCAGCAACTGAAAACCTCACCTCCACCACCACCTACCTCAGCACCCGAAACTATGTCCCGCAGACATTCATCCGCGACGCTGGCGCCAGCCGCCTGAATCTCCAAACCACCTACACCTACGACACCATTGGCAACCTCACCTACATCGACGGCCCCCGTACCGATGTGGCCGATACCCAAGCGCTCGCCTACGACACCGAACGCCGCCCCATCAGCAGCACCAACGCCCTGAACAAAACCACCTATCGCTATTACGATGCCGACGGGCAACTGATCCGCACCGCCTCTCCAATTGGGGTCAAATGGCTAGTCAGTTGCCACAGCTACAGTTTCAGCGGTAAGCTGCTTAAAACTTGGGGTCCCGCCGAGACCACCGCTAACACCACTTGTCCGGCTGCCGTCGCCCCTACCTCCGTCACCGATTTCGCCTATGACGACCTCGACCGTCCCATCCGGACCACCCAAAATCTCCCCACCAGCGAAGGCGGCAACCGCATCAGCGAAACCGTCTATTTCCCTGATGGCAAACCGCAAAAAATCTTGCGCGGCGTCGGCACGCTCTTGGAGCAAACCGCCGCTACTTACAGCTACACCCCCAACGGCCAGCTTGCCACCCTCACCGACGCCAAAAACAACCTCACCCGCTACATTTACAACGGCCATGACCGCCTCACCGCCACCCAGTACCCCAACCCCACCAACCCCGGCAGCGCCAACCCCGCCGACCAGGAACAACAAAGCTATGACGCCAACGGCAACGTCATCAACCTCATCAAACGCAATGGCCAGAGCCTGACATTCGCCTATGACAACCTGAACCGGCTCATCAGCCGCAATTATCCCAACCCTGCTCTTAACACAAGCTATACCTATGACCTGCTGTCACACCGTACCGCCGCCCGTTACACCAACGGCGGCCATGACATCAACACTACCTACGACACCGCAGGACGCCCAATCAACACCACCGCAGCGGGCAGGGCGCTCACCACCCAATACGACCCCGCCGGCAACCGCACCCGCTTAACCTGGCCTGACGGCTACAGCATCAACACCAACTACGACGCCCTCAACCGCCCACTCAGCTACAAGGAAGGCGGCACCGTCCCCGTAACCACCCTGGCCACCACTACCTGGGACGACCTCTCCCGGCGCGCCACTCTCACCCTGGGCAACGGCACCACCAGCACCGCCACCTACAACACACAAGGCAACCTTGCCACCCTCACGCACAACCTCACTGGCACCAACAACGACCTGGGCTTCAGCTATGCCCGCAACCAGATTGGCGACATCACCGTCACCACCCCGCTCAATCCGCAAAGCAACTGGACACTGGCCAATCCCCCCGAAACCCGCACCGCTAACGGCCTCAACCAATACACCACCCGCAACACCACCCCCATCACCCACGACCCCAACGGCAACCTGCAAAGCGACGGGATATGGACCTACGGCCATGACCTGGATAACCGGCTAACCACTGCGGTACGCAATAACCCGGCGGGCAACGCCAGTCTGGGCTACGATCCGGTAGGGCGGCTGAACCGCACCGACATCAACGGCACGGTAACGGATTTACTCTATGACGGCACCGACCTGATCGCCGAATACGACGGAACGGGCACCCTCACCACCCGCCACATCCACGGCCCCGGCATGGACGAACCGCTGGTCAGCATCACGGGAACAAGCAAAACCTGGCGCTATGCCGACCACCTGGGCAGCATCATCGCCGAAGCGGACGCAACAGGGAACGCCACCGCAATACGCGGGTATGGCCCATTTGGCGAGAATGGAACCACGCCACCCAACCGCTTTGGTTATACGGGACAGCAATATATTGCCGGACTGGGGTTGTATTACTATAAGGCCAGATGGTATTCCCCCACCCTGGGGCGGTTTCTGGAGACGGACCCAATCGGCTATGCGGATGGGGTGAATTGGTATGCGTATGTGGGAAATAGTCCGGTTAATCGCAGGGATCCGACGGGACTCTATTGGTTTCAACAGAATTGGCAAGCAGTGGATCCTATCGTAGGTCGATCTGACACCTTCGTATGGCCTGGTGGGCCGATAAGCACATTCATTGAACAATATGTGCCGGCGGGAAGGACGCTGGCTGAATTACATGATCCGCTTGTTGGTGCACTCAGGAGCGCGGGCGTACCCGATTGGCTTGCCAACATTCCCACTATGCTCCCCACGTATGTGGCTGCCGTTGGTACAGAAATGTTGAGAACTTTGGGGATTGTCGGTCAACCGACACCGCTTCCCGCGCAACCAACGCCAAGCAAATGA
- a CDS encoding fibronectin type III domain-containing protein yields MKNLIGLLVAFLLSLGQSCAADSYTYDALSRLTRVAFANGIAIDYVYDAMGNLLSTINTIPFSPSDAPTVTTVTTGNGSATISFTAPANNGGSPIISYTAISSPSGFTGSCLAPCSSITINGLTNGTAYTFTVTATNVAGTSASSAALNSVTPSAQGIDHAPRVPRAFVASYGLDSNITFNCDTAHPCRTFYTAIAVVNADGEVVAVDSAAYGVVTPTRSVSLTAAPGVYAGMSVFPGATGVTIATPGVNVVLRGLTINGQGGDSGILMSAGAKLSIENCVISNFNGVNQHGVFVNTAATVRMVDTIVRDNSVGIGVQGGATAAISKSKFLGNDSGILVQSAAGTTTTVAVSNTVVTGGGTGIEAFSGTSGNARINIVRSTVTNNTVEGIVASATAGTASVTLNKSMVSGNAIGFYKGTGGTLSSLGNNTITDNGSNTGALTLITPK; encoded by the coding sequence ATGAAAAATTTAATTGGCTTACTCGTTGCATTCCTGTTGTCACTTGGTCAATCCTGCGCTGCGGACAGCTATACCTACGACGCGCTGAGTCGTCTTACCAGAGTGGCCTTCGCAAACGGTATCGCAATTGACTATGTTTACGATGCAATGGGTAATCTGCTATCCACAATTAATACCATTCCTTTTTCCCCTTCAGATGCACCCACCGTTACCACGGTCACTACCGGCAACGGAAGTGCCACTATTAGTTTCACTGCGCCTGCCAATAATGGAGGCTCGCCTATTATTAGTTACACCGCCATCAGCTCGCCTAGCGGATTTACGGGTTCTTGCCTGGCACCCTGTTCGTCAATCACCATTAATGGGCTAACTAATGGTACGGCCTACACCTTTACGGTTACAGCTACTAATGTTGCAGGTACAAGCGCGTCATCCGCTGCCTTGAACAGTGTGACACCAAGCGCGCAGGGTATAGACCACGCTCCACGCGTCCCGCGTGCCTTTGTAGCATCTTATGGATTAGATTCAAACATCACGTTTAATTGCGATACGGCTCATCCCTGCCGTACGTTTTATACAGCAATAGCTGTGGTCAATGCAGATGGTGAAGTCGTAGCAGTCGACTCTGCTGCTTATGGCGTCGTCACGCCCACTCGATCTGTTTCTTTGACGGCCGCTCCAGGTGTCTATGCCGGCATGTCCGTCTTTCCAGGTGCAACGGGCGTGACGATTGCCACCCCCGGCGTAAATGTGGTGCTGCGCGGCCTGACCATCAATGGTCAAGGAGGTGATTCAGGAATTTTAATGTCCGCTGGTGCGAAGCTTTCAATTGAAAACTGTGTTATTTCCAATTTTAATGGTGTCAATCAACACGGTGTTTTTGTTAATACAGCAGCTACCGTGCGGATGGTTGACACCATTGTTCGTGATAATAGCGTTGGCATTGGGGTTCAGGGAGGCGCGACGGCCGCTATTTCGAAATCCAAGTTTCTCGGCAATGACAGCGGCATCCTGGTTCAAAGCGCTGCCGGCACAACAACAACCGTTGCTGTCAGCAATACCGTCGTAACTGGAGGTGGTACTGGCATAGAGGCATTTTCGGGTACTTCCGGAAACGCCCGGATAAATATAGTCCGTTCAACAGTCACAAATAATACTGTCGAAGGTATCGTGGCATCTGCCACTGCTGGAACTGCCTCGGTCACCCTCAACAAAAGCATGGTATCGGGCAATGCGATTGGGTTTTATAAGGGCACCGGTGGAACGTTGAGTTCGCTGGGCAATAACACCATAACGGATAACGGCTCTAACACTGGCGCGCTTACTTTGATCACGCCCAAGTAA